TCAACCCGGAAAAGCCCGAGAAGGTCTCCAAGGGCTACTCCTGGTCGGCGGCCTTCGGGGACGCGGTGACCGAGCTGGCCTACCTCGAGCCCCGCCTCTTCGTCATCACCCCGGCCATGCGCGAGGGCTCGGGGTTGGTGAGGTATTCCCAAACCCACCCCAGCCGCTACCTCGACACCGGCATCTGCGAGGACGTGGCCGCCACCACCGCGGCAGGCATGGCCCTGCGGGGCCTCAAGCCGGTGCTGGCGATCTACTCCACCTTCTTGCAGCGGGCCTACGACCAGGTGGTCCACGACATCGCCATCGAAAGGCTGGGCGTGGTGCTCGCCATAGACCGCGCGGGCATCGTGGGCGGCGACGGCGCGACCCACAACGGGGTGTTCGACATCGCCTACCTGCGCACCGTCCCCAACGTGCAGATCGCGGCTCCTAAGGACGCCCTCGAGCTGCGGGCCATGCTCAAAAAAGCCCTCGAGCTCGGCGGCCCCGTGGCCATCCGCTACGCCCGAGACAACGTGGAAAAAGCCCCCGAGGGGAGCTGGCCCGAGATCGAGTGGGGCCGGTGGGAGGTGCTGAAAGAGGGCTCGAGGGCCTACGTCCTGGCCTTCGGCAAGACCCTCAAGTACGCCCTCGAGGCCGCGGGCGACCACCCCGAAGTCGGGGTGATCAACGCCCGCTTCCTCAAGCCGCTGGATCGGGAGATGCTCGAGCGGCTAGCATTAGAGGGCTACAAGCTCGTCACCGTGGAGGACCACCAGAAGATGGGCGGCTTCGGCTCAGCCGTGCTCGAGGCCCTGAACGAGCTGGGCCTCAAGCCGGACATCCGGGTGCTGGGCCTGCCCGACCGGTTCTTCGACCACGGCTCGATCGCCCGGTTGCATAAAGAAGCCGGAATTGACGCAGGGGCGATTCTCCAGGCCCTGGCGGAGATGGGGGTGGCCCCCAAACCCCCGGCATTGGACAGCAAGCGCTAACGGGCGAAGCGCTGATGCGAGTTCTCCCCCTCGCCGCCAATGCCTATTTGCTCGATACCCCCCAAGGTTCGCTTTTGGTGGATACGGGGATTCCCTGGGAGGGCCGCAAGCTGCTGCGCCTCCTCGCACCGACCCCGCCCGCCGCGGTGCTGCTTACCCATCACCACCTGGACCACGTGGGGGGGCCTGGAGGCTATGGCAGAAATACCGCATGCCGGTTTATGCCCATCCCCTCGACATTCCCTACATCAGCGGGGCTCGCCGCCGCCCGCCCTTCCCGCCGCTTCCCTGGTTGGGGGACCGCATCGCCAACAGCGCCGCTCCCCTACCCGAAGAGGCCCTCACCCCCGTAGAGGAAGGATCGGACGTAATGGGGTGGAAGGTGGTGCACCTACCGGGCCACACCGCGGGCCAGATCGGGCTGCTCAAAGACCGGGTGCTGATTGCAGCCGACGCCCTGCGGGTGGGAGCCAAAGGGCCGCGCGTTCCGCCGCCTATAGTCAATGCCGACACTGCGCAAGCCAAGCGGACGGTAGGCAAGATCGCCGCCCTCGAGGCCCGAGAGATCTACGTTGGGCATGGCCCCCCGACCACCCTCGAGGCGGTCATAGACCTGGCCCGAAGGCTGGGGGTGATCGCTAGCCCATCGCCCTGATCGGCCTCAAGCCGTCGAAGCATATATCTTTGCATTTTTGCAAATCGTGCTATAATGCTTTTTGTCAGCGGGCGAGAAGCCCGTTTTTTTGTTGGGATGCGAGGAGAGCGCCGACGACGCCCCTAAAACCGCAGCCAAGGCCGCCACCAAGGAATCGCCAGCAGGATCAAAAGCGTGCTGAGCCCGTAGAAGAGCAGGGCTTGGCGGTGTTTGAGGACATCGGTGGCCGCCCGGCGCACCCGGGCATTCCCGACATGGGCCAGGATCGCCGCAGCGAGCATGACCACCGGATGCTCGGCCAGGAAGAAGCGGAGTCCGGGGTTTTGCATGGCAGCTCCCAGGTTGGCCCAGGCGTTTTGCATCAGCGGGCTGAAGGCGAGCAGCAAAATGCCCAGCAGGAGCTGCAGGTCCACCGTGCTGGTGAAGGCTACCCCCGCCATCCGATCCAAGGCCTGGTACCTCCCTGAGCGCAGGCCCCGCCAGGAGCGCCAGAGGACATACACCGTCGCGATCAGGACCAACCAGCGGGTGAAGTTGTGCAGCGCAAGGATGAGATCGTACATGGGCTCAATGTAAGGCATGGCCGGTCCGCCCATTGAGCTATCGGCCTCTATAACCCGGCCCGCGCACGAAACGCCCGGGCAGTGCCCCGGTGTGGCTCCCGTCCTCGATGACCCGCACCCCGTTCACGAAAACCTGATGGATGCCGAGGGGCAGCCGATGGGGCTCTTCGAAGGTGGCGGTGTCGGCTACGGTCATGGGATCAAAGAGCACCAGGTCGGCGTAGAAGCCGGGAATGATCCTCCCGCGATCGCGGATGCCGAGGCGGCTAGCGACCGCGCCGGTCATCTTGCGAATGGCGTCCTCGAGGCCTATCAGCCCCTCCTCGCGCACGTACTTGCGCAAGATTCGAGGATAGGTGCCATAGGCCCGGGGGTGAACCGGGGTGGCCGCGGTCGCCGGGTCGAGCCCGCCGGCATCGGAGGAGAACTTGATCCAGGGCTGCTGTACCTGCAGGCGCAGGTTGTCCTCGGTCATGGTGAAGTAGAGGGTGCTGATGCGTTGGCGCTCGGACAGGAGCAGATCGATCACGCAGTCTACCCAATCCTGGCCGCGCATCTGGGCGATCTCCGAGAGCCGTTTGCCGATATAGATCCGGTTCTCCGGCCTGTAGAAGCCCACCGGCATGATGTCTTCGGCCCTGGAGGTGTTCATATCCCCGGTACCCTGTAAGACCTCCTGCTTGGCCCGGGCACGGGTGAGGGGGTTTTCCAGGTTCTCGAAGAATCTCCCGTCTGCCGCCAACCACGTCGGCAGGATCGCGTCCAACCCGGTCCCCGAGGCCGGGTAGGGGTACATGTTGGCGGTCACGTCGAGCCCCTCTGCGCGGGCTCGGTTGATCCGCTCGATCACCTGGGGCATCTTGCTCCAGTTGCGCGAGCCCGAAGCCTT
This portion of the Meiothermus sp. Pnk-1 genome encodes:
- the dxs gene encoding 1-deoxy-D-xylulose-5-phosphate synthase codes for the protein MVLDKVDSPRDLKTLSEEELLALAQELRSEIIRVCAQNGGHLASSLGAVELIVALHRVFDSPKDRILFDVGHQAYAHKLLTGRKELFHTIRQDGGLSGFTKVSESEHDAITVGHASTSLANALGMAIARDTLGQDYHIVSVIGDGALTGGMALAALNVIGEQRRKMLIILNDNEMSISENVGALNRYFKEFQIKKWVQDTQKWGRDVLEHISPRLFNLVDRAKEAAKLVLHQENPFYAWGLRYVGPVDGHDLKGLVHLLQELKELDGPTILHIATQKGKGYKVAEADPIYWHGPPGFNPEKPEKVSKGYSWSAAFGDAVTELAYLEPRLFVITPAMREGSGLVRYSQTHPSRYLDTGICEDVAATTAAGMALRGLKPVLAIYSTFLQRAYDQVVHDIAIERLGVVLAIDRAGIVGGDGATHNGVFDIAYLRTVPNVQIAAPKDALELRAMLKKALELGGPVAIRYARDNVEKAPEGSWPEIEWGRWEVLKEGSRAYVLAFGKTLKYALEAAGDHPEVGVINARFLKPLDREMLERLALEGYKLVTVEDHQKMGGFGSAVLEALNELGLKPDIRVLGLPDRFFDHGSIARLHKEAGIDAGAILQALAEMGVAPKPPALDSKR
- a CDS encoding amidohydrolase family protein — its product is MNHLQADWVIRGARVVDGTGNPWFYADVGIIGDKIAAVTPPGQLSGREILWAEGLVLAPGFIDIQSHSILSLLKDGRCLSKLAQGVTTEIMGEGWTPAPFGGKLERPFPQSWTGLEAHQWSERAKGWRRFSDWLEDMEGRVSPNIGSFLAGGTLREYACGMRMGQASPEELQLMRQVMAQAMQDGAMGVAYALIYPPDEFVGTDEIVEVCRVVARYGGIYITHMRSEGDRLLEGVEETLEIARRANLPAEIYHLKASGSRNWSKMPQVIERINRARAEGLDVTANMYPYPASGTGLDAILPTWLAADGRFFENLENPLTRARAKQEVLQGTGDMNTSRAEDIMPVGFYRPENRIYIGKRLSEIAQMRGQDWVDCVIDLLLSERQRISTLYFTMTEDNLRLQVQQPWIKFSSDAGGLDPATAATPVHPRAYGTYPRILRKYVREEGLIGLEDAIRKMTGAVASRLGIRDRGRIIPGFYADLVLFDPMTVADTATFEEPHRLPLGIHQVFVNGVRVIEDGSHTGALPGRFVRGPGYRGR